One Alnus glutinosa chromosome 3, dhAlnGlut1.1, whole genome shotgun sequence genomic region harbors:
- the LOC133864082 gene encoding uncharacterized protein LOC133864082 — protein sequence MRREDRVSGREREPMHALEINLISAQNLKPPSANLRRLQTYAHVWVDPSHKVKTRTDRVGGENPTWNDRFFFKVSPEFLSSETSAVSIEIYAVGYLRHHLIGTVRFLTGNFPLAVRSGWGVPAFTAVQIRRPSGRFQGVLNIGAAVIVGSDFPALEGRSAIGYREQVGENERRRRRRESWAYGDGLSVASCENSCAESEDISDGGESTTSSSSSASNVLKDWNGIQELAGTKGLSASNGAGLLCGLLIKRNISFNPSDEPGCFGWVPGHGKVSDGHDSF from the coding sequence ATGAGGAGAGAAGATAGGGTTTCGGGGCGAGAGAGAGAGCCCATGCATGCCTTGGAGATCAACTTGATCTCAGCGCAGAATCTCAAACCCCCCTCAGCCAATCTACGCCGATTGCAAACCTACGCACACGTCTGGGTCGACCCAAGCCACAAGGTCAAGACCCGAACCGACCGTGTCGGCGGCGAGAACCCGACCTGGAACGACAGATTCTTCTTCAAAGTCAGCCCGGAGTTCCTCTCCAGTGAGACCTCAGCCGTCTCCATAGAGATCTACGCCGTAGGTTACCTCCGCCACCATCTGATCGGTACCGTGCGATTCCTCACCGGCAACTTTCCGCTCGCCGTCCGATCCGGCTGGGGGGTCCCCGCCTTCACCGCGGTCCAGATCCGCCGTCCCTCCGGAAGATTCCAAGGCGTCTTGAACATCGGAGCCGCGGTGATCGTCGGTTCCGATTTCCCGGCACTGGAGGGAAGGTCCGCCATCGGATACCGCGAGCAAGTGGGGGAGAACGAGCGGCGCCGGCGCCGGAGAGAGTCTTGGGCCTACGGAGATGGACTTTCAGTCGCGTCTTGCGAGAATTCTTGTGCAGAGTCGGAGGATATTTCTGACGGTGGCGAGTCTACCACGTCGTCCTCGTCGTCGGCATCGAATGTGCTGAAGGACTGGAATGGGATTCAAGAATTGGCGGGAACGAAGGGTTTGAGTGCATCAAACGGTGCTGGATTGCTGTGCGGCTTGTTGATTAAGAGGAATATCTCTTTCAATCCGTCCGATGAACCAGGGTGTTTTGGGTGGGTCCCAGGACATGGAAAGGTAAGCGACGGTCATGATTCGTTTTGA
- the LOC133863991 gene encoding uncharacterized protein LOC133863991 — translation MVKVVKRKKKEKRGQTPLSDFGNPPLEEKQQRKRTRPTLGPYPLRLSSYLIGTLRLLNPNQGSDDGLSGCHAITADECKRYTEQLVRTDGFEMDRRPRIFGFGLIRPCNIRDPDQSRRCILYSKHAIKAYNKWICTWNISTPRLKFGRVLKAMRQYCDLLRYYITFEAEELADGGQTKTYQAVVRSLLPIDVNISVLSFRECERVKGSGYHGKEWAWKDHIHRGEGVTCT, via the exons atggttaaGGTggtgaagaggaagaagaaggaaaagaggggACAGACGCCTCTTTCAGATTTCGGAAATCCCCCTCTTGAAGAAAAACAACAACGAAAGCGAACTCGCCCTACCTTGGGTCCTTATCCTCTACGGCTATCCAGCTACCTGATTGGTACTCTACGGCTGCTGAACCCTAATCAGGGCAGTGATGATGGTCTGAGTGGCTGCCATGCAATTACCGCCGATGAATGCAAACGCTACACGGAACAACTCGTGAGGACTGAT GGCTTTGAGATGGACCGAAGGCCTCGCATCTTCggttttggtttaattagacCATGCAATATTCGCGATCCGGATCAATCTCGCAGGTGCATACTATATTCGAAGCATGCAATCAAGGCATACAACAAATGGATCTGCACTTGGAAT ATTTCAACTCCCCGACTGAAGTTTGGGAGGGTTTTGAAAGCTATGCGTCAGTATTGTGATCTGCTCAGGTATTATATTACCTTTGAGGCCGAGGAGCTTGCTGATGGAGGCCAGACTAAGACATATCAAGCTGTGGTGCGTAGCTTGCTACCGATAGATGTTAATATCTCCGTGCTGTCTTTCAGGGAATGTGAGCGAGTGAAAG GTTCAGGCTATCATGGGAAAGAATGGGCTTGGAAAGATCACATTCACAGAG GCGAAGGGGTCACATGTACGTAA
- the LOC133863766 gene encoding F-box/kelch-repeat protein At3g61590 — protein sequence MEGESSWINHCLDDTKREIGEFDSFSELNDDGNQEATAVSLELMLPDDLLERILACLPIASIFRAGCVCKRWHEIVSSSRFLWNFSHVLSQKPWYFMFTSSEEPIGYAYDPILRKWYGIELPQIRAPNWCIASSCGLIGFMDNDSRSELYVCNPITKYLKKLAEPPGLKCPDYSALAISVNRISHGYKVTVVKSKQVPGIFFEWDISIEIYDSETIIWTTSLTEVLTGWRGGDESVICDGVLYFLIYSTGSGPENRHGLIAYNLSSRSSHGLLKRSFIPVPCPLTCGRLMNLKGKLVMVGGIGKHDRADIIKGIGIWILNGREWQDIARMPHKFFQGFGEFDDVFASSGTDDLIYIQSYGAPALLIYDMNQKQWKWSQKCPVTKRFPLQLFTGFCFEPRLEIAP from the coding sequence ATGGAGGGAGAATCATCATGGATCAACCATTGCCTTGATGACACGAAAAGAGAGATTGGAGAGTTTGATTCATTCTCAGAGCTTAATGATGACGGCAATCAAGAAGCTACTGCAGTTTCTCTGGAGTTGATGCTGCCTGATGACCTGTTGGAACGGATCCTAGCCTGTCTCCCCATCGCAAGCATTTTCAGAGCAGGTTGTGTGTGTAAAAGGTGGCATGAGATTGTTAGTTCAAGTAGGTTTTTATGGAACTTTTCGCATGTCCTGTCACAAAAACCATGGTATTTTATGTTTACAAGCTCTGAGGAACCAATTGGTTATGCTTATGATCCCATCCTTCGGAAGTGGTATGGTATTGAACTCCCCCAAATCAGGGCACCCAATTGGTGCATTGCGTCATCATGTGGATTGATTGGCTTCATGGACAATGACAGTAGAAGCGAGCTATATGTCTGCAACCCTATTACCAAATACTTGAAGAAGCTTGCGGAGCCCCCAGGTTTGAAATGTCCTGATTACAGTGCGCTTGCTATCTCAGTGAACAGGATATCACATGGTTATAAAGTCACAGTAGTGAAATCTAAGCAAGTCcctggaattttttttgaatgggaTATCTCAATTGAAATTTATGATTCAGAAACAATCATTTGGACAACCTCTTTGACAGAGGTTTTAACAGGGTGGAGAGGTGGTGATGAAAGTGTGATCTGTGATGGGGTTTTGTACTTTCTGATTTATTCAACTGGGAGTGGACCGGAAAATCGTCATGGTCTAATTGCATATAATCTCTCCAGCCGTTCTTCCCATGGATTGTTGAAAAGGAGTTTTATTCCAGTACCTTGCCCGCTTACATGTGGCCGTCTAATGAACCTAAAGGGGAAGCTGGTGATGGTTGGAGGAATTGGGAAACATGATAGGGCTGACATAATTAAGGGGATTGGCATCTGGATTCTAAATGGGAGGGAGTGGCAAGACATTGCACGTATGCCTCATAAGTTTTTCCAAGGATTTGGGgaatttgatgatgtttttgCTAGCAGTGGTACTGATGATCTCATATACATCCAGAGCTATGGAGCTCCTGCACTTCTTATCTATGACATGAACCAGAAGCAATGGAAATGGTCACAAAAGTGCCCTGTGACAAAGAGGTTCCCACTTCAGCTCTTTACTGGTTTTTGCTTTGAACCCAGGCTTGAAATTGCTCCCTAA